From Halobacillus sp. Marseille-Q1614, the proteins below share one genomic window:
- a CDS encoding PepSY domain-containing protein: MNWKKVAIAAGVGALAGYVVKEQVANKQGVTPEKALKIAKEAFKKQGPISGSWIYMKPEEFNKNGINYDVYRGGISKNQDGETSQYEFFIDSETGTIIDVAEQSAS; this comes from the coding sequence ATGAATTGGAAAAAAGTTGCCATAGCTGCAGGTGTTGGAGCCCTGGCAGGGTATGTTGTAAAAGAACAGGTAGCAAACAAACAAGGCGTCACTCCAGAGAAAGCTCTTAAAATTGCCAAAGAAGCATTTAAAAAGCAAGGACCTATCAGCGGTTCCTGGATTTACATGAAACCCGAAGAGTTTAACAAAAATGGAATCAACTACGATGTGTACCGTGGTGGAATTTCCAAGAATCAAGATGGTGAAACGTCTCAGTACGAATTCTTTATCGATTCCGAAACTGGAACGATTATTGATGTAGCTGAGCAAAGCGCTTCCTAA
- a CDS encoding M42 family metallopeptidase: MNQVTQDLFKNLTELPGAPGNEHLVRSFMKNELEKYSDETIQDGLGGVFGVRKGKGPRVMVAGHMDEVGFMVTQITENGMLRFQTLGGWWSQVLLAQRVQVMTDNGPVIGVIGSIPPHNLTPEQRRKPMEIKNMLIDIGADDKEDVKALGVKPGQQVVPLCPFTPMANEKKILAKAWDNRYGCGLAIELLKELKDEKLSNHLFSGATVQEEVGLRGAQAASQMIDPDVFYALDASPANDMSGDDKEFGQLGKGALLRILDKSMVTHRGMRDFILDTAETHDIPYQYFISQGGTDAGRVHTTNKGVPSAVVGICSRYIHTSSSIIHVDDYAAAKELIVRLVKATDQSTVDSIKSRV; encoded by the coding sequence ATGAATCAAGTCACACAGGATTTGTTTAAAAACCTAACAGAACTTCCTGGCGCTCCAGGTAATGAACATCTTGTACGCAGCTTTATGAAAAACGAACTTGAAAAATATTCTGATGAAACAATCCAGGATGGCCTCGGGGGCGTCTTTGGTGTCCGGAAAGGCAAAGGCCCTCGCGTAATGGTAGCGGGTCATATGGATGAAGTCGGCTTTATGGTAACACAAATCACTGAAAATGGAATGCTACGTTTTCAAACGTTAGGCGGCTGGTGGAGCCAGGTTCTTCTAGCCCAGCGGGTCCAAGTGATGACGGATAATGGACCTGTAATTGGTGTGATTGGTTCGATTCCCCCGCATAACCTGACACCAGAGCAGCGGAGAAAACCAATGGAGATTAAAAATATGCTTATAGATATCGGGGCAGATGATAAAGAAGACGTGAAAGCTCTTGGAGTTAAGCCAGGCCAGCAGGTGGTTCCGCTTTGTCCGTTTACTCCTATGGCTAACGAAAAGAAAATTTTAGCTAAGGCTTGGGATAATCGATATGGATGCGGTTTGGCGATTGAACTGTTAAAAGAACTAAAGGATGAAAAGCTCTCGAACCACCTGTTTTCCGGTGCAACGGTTCAGGAAGAAGTGGGGCTGCGAGGTGCTCAGGCAGCGTCACAGATGATTGACCCTGATGTGTTCTATGCACTTGATGCCTCTCCTGCGAACGATATGAGCGGGGATGATAAGGAGTTTGGTCAATTAGGAAAAGGAGCACTGCTTCGCATCCTCGATAAGTCCATGGTAACTCATAGAGGTATGAGAGATTTCATCTTAGATACTGCAGAAACACATGATATTCCGTATCAGTATTTTATTTCCCAAGGAGGTACAGATGCCGGCAGGGTGCATACGACAAACAAGGGCGTTCCTTCAGCTGTTGTAGGAATTTGTTCAAGGTATATCCATACATCCTCCTCAATCATTCACGTAGATGATTATGCGGCAGCTAAAGAATTAATTGTACGTCTTGTTAAAGCAACCGACCAAAGCACGGTCGACTCCATCAAATCAAGGGTGTAA
- a CDS encoding DUF84 family protein — MRIHVGSFNPTKVAAVKKEFPFDDIVEVEVESKVAAQPFSDEETLEGAINRARECAMMKKSELGIGLEGGVMEIEGDLYLCNWGALVDKKENIYKASGARIPLPEEIQEGLETGRELGEVMDAYTRKANVSHKEGAVGIFTNHQVQREEMFSHVVKLLKGQWEHAHLERKNT, encoded by the coding sequence GTGAGAATACATGTAGGTTCATTCAATCCAACAAAAGTAGCAGCGGTAAAAAAAGAATTTCCGTTTGACGACATTGTAGAAGTAGAAGTGGAATCGAAAGTTGCAGCCCAGCCTTTTTCAGATGAAGAAACATTAGAAGGTGCGATAAACAGGGCTCGCGAATGTGCCATGATGAAAAAAAGTGAACTGGGAATTGGTCTTGAAGGCGGAGTTATGGAAATAGAGGGAGATCTCTATCTTTGTAACTGGGGGGCGCTGGTAGACAAAAAAGAAAATATTTATAAAGCCAGTGGCGCCCGGATTCCGCTCCCTGAAGAAATTCAGGAAGGTCTTGAAACCGGCCGGGAACTGGGTGAGGTTATGGATGCCTATACGAGAAAAGCAAATGTCAGTCATAAAGAAGGTGCGGTCGGCATCTTTACCAATCACCAAGTTCAGCGGGAAGAGATGTTTTCTCATGTGGTTAAACTGTTAAAAGGGCAGTGGGAACACGCTCACTTAGAAAGAAAGAACACCTGA
- a CDS encoding YtoQ family protein, with translation MEFTIYLAGQIHDDWRSELREKAKKKGLSLNFVGPQENHERSDQIGEEILGEQPGKVFMDDAASDINNFRTELLLQKADAVIALFGESYKQWNTAMDAGIALKANKPLILIRPESLIHPLKELSNQANVTVETIDQALEVLAYVYE, from the coding sequence ATGGAATTTACTATTTATCTTGCCGGGCAGATTCATGATGACTGGCGCAGTGAATTAAGAGAAAAAGCTAAGAAAAAGGGATTGTCCCTAAACTTTGTAGGCCCCCAGGAAAATCATGAGCGCTCTGACCAAATTGGTGAAGAAATATTAGGGGAGCAGCCAGGTAAAGTATTCATGGATGATGCAGCTTCTGATATTAATAACTTTCGCACAGAACTTCTTCTGCAGAAGGCCGATGCTGTAATCGCTCTCTTTGGCGAAAGCTACAAGCAGTGGAATACGGCTATGGATGCCGGAATTGCACTAAAGGCTAATAAACCGCTAATTTTAATCCGTCCAGAATCGCTGATACATCCGCTTAAAGAATTATCCAACCAGGCAAATGTAACGGTAGAAACGATCGACCAGGCGCTTGAAGTCCTTGCCTATGTATATGAATAA
- a CDS encoding PTS transporter subunit IIC translates to MNKFMEKKGVHISAHTYLITALSYMALGLFSSLIIGLIIKTIGDQLDISMLQEMGSFAMEVKIWGGAIGVAIAYGLKAPPLVIFAALFSGSFGAELGGPAGSYAAALIATEVGKLISKETRLDIIITPFVTIFTGFTVGSFIGPPINQFMTGFGEIINWATYQQPFIMGIVIAVLMGLALTAPISSLAIALMLSIDGIAAGAATVGCAAQMVGFATISYRDNGIGGAVAQGIGTSMLQVANIIKKPIILLPPTVAGAILGPVSTVWLQLENNAAGAGMGTSGLVGQIMTFETYGFAWDIAFIMLILHFIAPAVISFLLAFWLRSKGWIKSGDMVIEYQ, encoded by the coding sequence ATAAACAAATTCATGGAAAAGAAAGGGGTACATATCAGTGCCCACACTTATTTAATAACGGCTTTAAGCTATATGGCCCTTGGGTTATTTTCATCGCTGATTATCGGGTTAATTATTAAGACAATCGGAGATCAGCTGGACATAAGTATGCTGCAGGAAATGGGCAGCTTTGCAATGGAAGTGAAAATTTGGGGCGGCGCGATTGGAGTTGCAATCGCGTATGGGTTAAAAGCTCCTCCTCTTGTCATTTTTGCGGCACTGTTCAGTGGTTCCTTTGGAGCGGAGCTTGGAGGGCCGGCGGGCAGTTATGCAGCAGCGTTAATTGCCACGGAAGTTGGAAAATTGATTAGCAAGGAAACGAGACTGGATATTATTATAACGCCGTTTGTAACTATCTTTACTGGTTTTACGGTAGGTTCTTTTATCGGTCCTCCGATCAATCAATTTATGACAGGATTTGGGGAAATTATTAACTGGGCAACATATCAGCAGCCTTTTATTATGGGGATCGTTATCGCCGTACTAATGGGTTTGGCACTGACGGCTCCGATCTCAAGCCTGGCCATAGCTCTTATGCTTTCGATTGACGGAATAGCGGCTGGAGCAGCTACAGTAGGATGTGCCGCTCAGATGGTGGGTTTTGCAACGATCAGCTATCGTGATAACGGAATAGGGGGAGCGGTTGCTCAGGGGATCGGAACCTCTATGCTTCAAGTAGCAAATATTATTAAAAAGCCGATTATTTTGCTTCCTCCTACGGTTGCAGGAGCTATACTAGGACCTGTATCTACGGTCTGGCTGCAACTTGAAAATAATGCGGCCGGAGCAGGCATGGGGACGAGTGGGTTAGTTGGCCAAATTATGACGTTTGAAACCTATGGATTTGCCTGGGATATCGCTTTTATCATGCTTATATTACATTTTATTGCACCTGCAGTAATCAGCTTTCTGCTCGCTTTCTGGTTAAGGAGTAAAGGGTGGATTAAATCTGGAGACATGGTAATTGAATATCAGTAA
- a CDS encoding thioredoxin family protein produces the protein MKKLETENQFKDLTAQEKTIFLFSADWCPDCRIIEPILPEIEQKYKDWTFVYVDRDPFIDICAEYNIFGIPSFLAFDKGKEVGRFVSKDAKTQQEIEDFINQLSV, from the coding sequence TTGAAAAAACTTGAAACAGAAAATCAATTTAAAGATCTGACAGCACAGGAAAAGACGATTTTTCTATTCTCTGCCGACTGGTGTCCTGATTGCAGAATTATTGAACCTATTCTTCCGGAAATTGAACAGAAGTATAAGGATTGGACGTTTGTATATGTAGATCGTGATCCATTTATAGATATTTGCGCAGAATATAATATATTTGGTATTCCTAGCTTTCTAGCTTTTGATAAGGGAAAAGAAGTGGGACGATTTGTCAGTAAAGATGCCAAAACACAGCAGGAAATTGAAGATTTTATTAATCAGTTAAGTGTTTAA
- a CDS encoding DUF1444 domain-containing protein, translated as MKITSIKMKKILEERLKNDEWTTSFNRDKDTFRVEWKESGKGITITLPNVIAKYESRGEPAINELEDHVTEALRIMNKTHSLEGKEEQIFPVIRAGSFPKKTSEGKKLIHSEHTAETTVFYALDLGKSYQLIDEAMAEREGWSAERIKEVASFNVRSLPVEMKKDTVYDNDFYFHSTQDGYDASRILNEALLEKLKAEFEGELAISIPHQDVIIFADVKNPEGYDILAQMAMKFFAEGTVPVTSLSFLYEDKTLEPIFILAQKRPKQNRKED; from the coding sequence ATGAAAATCACTAGTATAAAAATGAAAAAAATACTGGAAGAACGTCTGAAGAACGATGAGTGGACAACAAGCTTTAACAGAGATAAAGATACTTTTCGTGTAGAGTGGAAAGAATCAGGAAAAGGGATAACGATTACACTTCCTAATGTAATCGCAAAATATGAAAGCCGCGGAGAACCAGCGATCAATGAACTGGAAGATCATGTGACGGAAGCCCTTCGGATTATGAACAAAACTCACAGTTTGGAAGGCAAAGAAGAGCAGATCTTCCCTGTTATCCGCGCCGGCTCCTTTCCAAAGAAAACATCGGAGGGCAAAAAGCTTATACATTCAGAACATACGGCTGAAACGACCGTCTTTTATGCTTTGGATCTTGGGAAGTCTTATCAATTAATCGATGAAGCTATGGCGGAAAGAGAGGGCTGGTCTGCTGAAAGGATTAAAGAAGTAGCCAGCTTTAACGTAAGGTCACTGCCCGTGGAAATGAAGAAGGATACCGTTTATGATAACGATTTTTACTTCCATTCCACACAGGATGGGTATGATGCCAGCCGCATTTTAAATGAAGCGCTGCTGGAAAAATTAAAAGCCGAGTTCGAGGGGGAATTGGCAATTAGCATTCCTCATCAGGACGTTATCATTTTTGCCGATGTTAAAAATCCCGAAGGCTATGACATTTTAGCCCAGATGGCAATGAAATTTTTTGCAGAAGGAACCGTTCCTGTCACGTCACTATCATTTCTCTATGAGGACAAGACATTGGAACCCATTTTCATCCTCGCCCAAAAGAGACCGAAACAGAACAGAAAGGAAGATTGA
- the ytpR gene encoding YtpR family tRNA-binding protein gives MDVFYNPKGVGDILIFPVKEGDRLNTTFEKYGDIAKITDKESGDLLGYNIFHASSHFKLEEHGKITLTEELLNKIKELFKKNNLDDELDFDLSPKFVVGYVEEKTPHENADKLSVCQVNVGDETLQIVCGAPNVDAGQKVVVAKVGAAMPSGMKIKYAKLRGVASSGMICSAKELGLENAPKEKGILVLNESYDAGQPYNF, from the coding sequence ATGGATGTATTTTACAATCCTAAAGGAGTAGGGGATATTTTAATTTTCCCTGTTAAAGAAGGAGATCGACTAAACACAACGTTTGAAAAATATGGAGATATCGCTAAAATTACCGATAAAGAAAGTGGAGATCTTCTTGGCTACAACATTTTTCATGCGTCCAGCCATTTTAAACTTGAGGAGCACGGTAAGATTACTCTTACGGAAGAACTCCTTAATAAAATTAAGGAGCTTTTCAAAAAGAATAATTTAGACGACGAACTTGATTTTGACTTATCTCCTAAGTTTGTGGTTGGATATGTTGAAGAAAAAACACCTCATGAAAACGCAGATAAATTAAGTGTCTGCCAGGTAAACGTAGGTGATGAAACTCTTCAAATCGTCTGCGGGGCACCTAATGTGGATGCTGGCCAGAAAGTCGTAGTGGCTAAAGTAGGAGCTGCTATGCCAAGCGGGATGAAGATTAAATATGCGAAGCTTCGCGGAGTGGCTTCCAGCGGAATGATTTGTTCAGCAAAAGAGCTGGGGCTGGAAAATGCCCCTAAAGAAAAAGGGATTCTTGTTTTAAATGAGTCCTATGATGCAGGACAGCCTTATAATTTTTAA
- a CDS encoding DNA translocase FtsK — protein MWNNFKNKLKQFLEPEDEHNYAPKKDSSVRKRQDNQEQKESVANTRMTYKYPKQGNFRFPVIPDHNETKEKPAHRERPPRRYNRSYQSPDHSESYKRKKTTPKKEEKPETESTPFTPTNVPSPVYGFHPRNTPKSNAERLFGPREETGKTASMEQARLDEEHWQSIRQRVLNTKSNMGELPPQEEAPSQTSSMEQARLDEEHWQAIRQRVLGKIGSKKEKQLANKENEEIDEDIAREEIEDAARETAASVTEEDEKLQIEDKQESVSEPAENDWPLDTEEVHEENSYEPDSSSPLTSKEETEHEETAEEVPLETDYEEVPREVVQVEEEEQEEQEEQETVPKTEINESPAFSRKPRARTTERKSVPFNVLMTPRDKRTRDSQKKTLNRELSRREEQPPVQKTEQKKQNSTPLHLLNDKVRAASIDDSWVKGQMELLETTLRQFHVRAKVIHAMKGPAVTRFEVQPEPGVKVSKITNLADDIKLSMAARDIRIEAPIPGKQAVGIEVPNQKPEMVGLQEILESEAFNQEDSPLTVGLGLDIGGDAVVTNLKKMPHGLIAGATGSGKSVCINTILISMLYKAHHDDVKFLLIDPKMVELAPYNGLPHLVSPVITDVKAATTALKWAVKEMEERYEKFVAEGARDVERYNEKMIRQGRTSEKLPYLVIVIDELADLMMVSPQDVEDSICRIAQKARACGIHLLLATQRPSVDVITGLIKANIPTRIAFSVSSQVDSRTIIDSGGAEKLLGKGDMLFIENGSGRSLRIQGAFVSDDEIERITGYVKKIAPPNYLFEQDELIKQVTTEEETDDLFDEAVEFVVEHNGASASLLQRRFKVGYNRAARLIDQMAEYGIISEAKGSKPRDILLTRQQVEEIKAR, from the coding sequence ATGTGGAATAACTTTAAAAACAAACTAAAACAGTTTCTTGAGCCAGAAGATGAACACAATTACGCACCAAAGAAAGATTCATCAGTACGTAAAAGACAAGACAACCAGGAACAGAAAGAGTCTGTGGCTAATACGAGGATGACTTATAAATACCCGAAGCAGGGAAATTTCCGATTCCCGGTTATACCCGATCATAATGAAACAAAGGAAAAGCCTGCACATAGGGAACGCCCCCCTAGAAGGTATAATCGAAGCTATCAATCTCCGGATCACAGTGAATCTTATAAGAGGAAAAAAACAACACCTAAAAAAGAAGAAAAACCTGAAACAGAATCAACGCCTTTTACACCGACAAATGTTCCATCGCCTGTGTACGGATTTCATCCCAGGAATACACCTAAGAGCAATGCAGAAAGACTCTTTGGTCCAAGGGAAGAAACAGGCAAAACTGCAAGCATGGAGCAGGCGAGACTCGATGAAGAACACTGGCAGTCCATCCGCCAGCGTGTGTTAAATACGAAATCCAATATGGGGGAACTCCCACCCCAGGAGGAAGCGCCAAGTCAAACATCAAGCATGGAGCAAGCCAGACTGGATGAAGAGCACTGGCAGGCCATTCGCCAGCGCGTATTAGGAAAAATTGGTTCAAAAAAAGAAAAGCAGTTAGCAAATAAAGAAAATGAAGAAATAGATGAAGATATAGCTAGAGAAGAAATTGAGGACGCTGCTCGTGAAACGGCTGCTTCAGTAACGGAGGAAGATGAGAAGCTGCAAATAGAGGACAAGCAGGAGAGTGTGTCAGAACCTGCTGAGAACGACTGGCCGCTTGATACAGAAGAAGTTCATGAAGAGAATTCTTATGAGCCAGATTCCAGTTCTCCGCTAACTAGCAAAGAAGAAACAGAACACGAGGAAACTGCTGAAGAAGTCCCGCTAGAAACGGATTATGAAGAAGTCCCACGGGAAGTAGTACAAGTGGAAGAGGAAGAACAAGAAGAACAAGAAGAACAGGAAACGGTACCGAAGACTGAAATCAACGAGTCTCCGGCTTTTTCCCGGAAACCGAGAGCAAGAACAACAGAGAGAAAAAGTGTTCCTTTCAATGTCTTAATGACTCCAAGAGACAAAAGAACAAGAGACAGCCAAAAAAAAACTCTAAATAGAGAATTGAGCAGAAGAGAGGAGCAGCCTCCTGTACAAAAGACGGAGCAAAAGAAACAGAATTCAACTCCTCTTCATCTGCTCAACGATAAGGTACGTGCAGCAAGCATTGACGATTCATGGGTGAAAGGCCAAATGGAACTGCTGGAAACGACACTGCGCCAGTTTCACGTAAGGGCAAAAGTTATTCATGCTATGAAAGGGCCTGCTGTGACACGATTTGAAGTACAGCCAGAGCCGGGTGTTAAGGTAAGTAAGATTACGAACTTAGCCGATGATATTAAACTTAGCATGGCAGCCCGGGATATACGGATTGAAGCTCCTATCCCCGGCAAGCAGGCGGTAGGAATAGAAGTTCCTAATCAGAAACCGGAAATGGTAGGACTGCAGGAAATTTTAGAATCAGAAGCCTTTAATCAGGAGGATTCACCTCTGACTGTAGGATTAGGGTTGGATATCGGCGGAGATGCTGTTGTCACTAACTTAAAGAAAATGCCGCACGGTCTTATAGCAGGAGCGACCGGATCAGGTAAGAGTGTTTGCATCAATACAATTCTCATTAGTATGCTTTATAAAGCCCACCACGATGATGTGAAGTTTCTTTTAATCGATCCTAAAATGGTAGAGCTTGCTCCTTATAATGGTCTTCCGCACTTAGTGTCCCCTGTAATCACAGACGTCAAAGCAGCAACCACTGCTTTGAAATGGGCAGTAAAAGAAATGGAAGAACGTTATGAGAAATTTGTGGCAGAAGGCGCACGTGACGTTGAACGTTATAATGAAAAAATGATTCGCCAAGGCCGCACCTCAGAAAAGCTTCCTTATTTAGTTATTGTCATCGATGAGCTTGCAGACCTTATGATGGTATCACCGCAGGATGTAGAGGATTCCATCTGCCGAATTGCCCAGAAGGCAAGAGCTTGCGGAATTCATCTGCTGCTTGCTACGCAAAGACCATCTGTTGATGTCATAACAGGACTGATTAAAGCAAACATTCCGACGCGAATTGCGTTCAGCGTTTCTTCACAGGTAGACTCTCGTACAATCATCGATTCAGGGGGAGCTGAGAAGCTTTTAGGAAAAGGGGACATGCTCTTTATTGAGAATGGTTCCGGCCGGTCGCTTCGGATCCAGGGGGCCTTTGTGTCTGATGATGAGATCGAAAGAATTACAGGATATGTGAAGAAAATCGCGCCGCCTAACTATCTGTTTGAGCAGGATGAACTTATTAAGCAGGTAACTACAGAGGAAGAAACGGACGATCTGTTCGATGAAGCTGTTGAATTTGTGGTAGAACATAATGGAGCCAGTGCTTCTCTTCTGCAAAGACGCTTTAAAGTGGGCTATAATCGCGCCGCCCGCTTAATCGATCAAATGGCCGAGTATGGAATTATCTCTGAGGCTAAAGGGAGCAAGCCTCGGGATATTCTGCTTACAAGACAGCAGGTTGAAGAAATAAAAGCAAGATAA
- a CDS encoding nicotinate phosphoribosyltransferase: MKKEIEKKLNGEISRLTNKTFKFDERVAEGWFSAVYFLKTKEIVENYLEDNIVTMQFFQKDHAVLCGTDEAIALIHTFADHPEELEIHSLKDGDRIEPYETVLTITGPYQYFGYLEGIIDGILARRTSVATNVYNVVKAARTSGKQKPIIFMGDRDDHFTQQAGDGYSAFIGGSTAQATQAMNEWWGKRGMGTMPHALIQMFKGDVVAATKAYSAQFPEDDLMALVDYNNDVITDSLKVAREFGDELKGVRLDTSRNLVDKYFLRNEHLMGTFDPRGVNPELVFALRRALDEEGFQHVKIVVSGGFTEDRIRSFEELKVPVDMYGVGGSLLKIKIGFTGDNVIINGEHEAKEGRRYHPNPRLEKVDYVQG; this comes from the coding sequence ATGAAAAAAGAAATCGAAAAGAAATTAAACGGGGAAATATCCCGTTTAACAAACAAAACTTTTAAATTTGATGAACGTGTAGCAGAGGGCTGGTTTTCTGCTGTTTATTTTCTTAAAACGAAGGAAATTGTTGAGAATTATTTAGAAGACAACATTGTGACGATGCAATTTTTTCAAAAGGACCATGCTGTCTTATGCGGAACGGACGAAGCCATTGCTTTGATCCATACGTTTGCTGATCATCCGGAAGAACTGGAGATCCATTCATTAAAGGACGGAGATCGGATAGAACCTTATGAGACGGTCCTCACGATAACGGGTCCTTATCAATATTTTGGCTATCTTGAAGGAATCATAGATGGTATCCTCGCCCGCAGAACTTCAGTAGCGACTAATGTCTATAATGTCGTTAAAGCAGCTCGCACCTCTGGTAAACAGAAGCCGATCATTTTCATGGGAGACCGTGATGATCACTTTACACAGCAGGCTGGTGATGGCTATTCCGCTTTTATAGGCGGTTCGACGGCCCAGGCTACTCAGGCCATGAACGAATGGTGGGGGAAAAGAGGGATGGGTACAATGCCTCATGCCTTGATCCAAATGTTTAAAGGTGATGTTGTAGCTGCAACGAAAGCTTACAGTGCTCAGTTCCCTGAAGATGATTTAATGGCACTGGTCGATTACAATAATGACGTCATTACAGATTCCTTAAAAGTAGCCAGAGAATTTGGCGATGAACTTAAAGGGGTAAGGCTAGATACTTCTCGAAATTTAGTCGATAAGTATTTCCTGCGAAATGAACACCTGATGGGGACTTTTGATCCTCGCGGTGTTAACCCTGAGCTAGTTTTCGCCTTAAGAAGAGCCCTTGATGAGGAAGGTTTTCAGCATGTGAAAATTGTAGTGAGCGGCGGGTTCACTGAAGATCGCATTCGTTCATTTGAAGAATTGAAAGTGCCGGTTGATATGTACGGCGTCGGTGGCAGCCTTCTTAAGATCAAAATAGGCTTTACTGGTGATAATGTAATCATCAATGGAGAACATGAAGCTAAAGAAGGACGTCGCTACCATCCGAATCCACGACTTGAGAAAGTGGATTACGTACAGGGATAA
- the murC gene encoding UDP-N-acetylmuramate--L-alanine ligase, which produces MTTYHFVGIKGTGMSALAQILHDSGETVQGSDIEKHFFTEASLNEKNIEILPFSADNIHEGLTVIAGNAFNDEHKEIVKAKELGLPFFRYHEFLGEWLGKYTSIAVTGAHGKTSTTGLLAHVLSENYHTSYLIGDGTGKGHEDSKYFAFEACEYRRHFLEYHPDYAIMTNIDFDHPDYFTSIDDVFQAFQQMAKQVNKGIIACGDDEHLQHIQANVPVLYYGLSDTNDFQAQNLTESEQGTTFDVFVRNTFYATFTIPQFGTHTVLNALSVIALCHYEGMTTEQISKLSTFGGVKRRFDEKEWKDQVLVDDYAHHPIEITATIDTARKKYPDRELVAIFQPHTFTRTKAFLNEFAESLKLADAVYLCDIFGSAREDSGKLTIENLQELIPEAQLLELEETEQLESHSEGVLLFMGAGDIQKFQQAYETQGQEKSV; this is translated from the coding sequence ATGACTACTTACCATTTTGTTGGTATAAAAGGAACAGGAATGAGTGCGCTCGCACAAATATTGCATGACTCAGGTGAGACTGTGCAGGGCTCTGATATAGAGAAACACTTTTTTACAGAAGCCTCGTTAAATGAAAAAAATATTGAAATTCTGCCTTTCTCTGCTGATAACATTCATGAAGGACTAACGGTGATTGCAGGAAATGCTTTTAACGATGAACATAAAGAAATCGTAAAAGCCAAGGAGCTGGGACTTCCTTTTTTCCGCTATCACGAATTCTTAGGGGAATGGCTTGGGAAATATACAAGCATTGCTGTTACTGGTGCCCATGGAAAGACATCAACTACAGGTTTATTAGCACATGTTCTGTCAGAGAATTATCATACATCTTATTTAATTGGAGATGGGACAGGGAAAGGGCACGAAGACAGCAAGTACTTTGCCTTTGAAGCTTGTGAGTACCGCCGCCACTTCCTTGAGTATCACCCGGATTATGCAATCATGACAAACATTGACTTTGACCATCCGGATTATTTTACGAGTATTGATGATGTCTTTCAGGCCTTCCAGCAGATGGCAAAACAAGTGAATAAAGGAATCATCGCCTGTGGGGACGATGAACACCTGCAGCATATCCAAGCAAACGTTCCCGTGCTGTATTACGGCTTGTCAGATACGAATGATTTCCAGGCCCAAAACCTGACAGAAAGTGAGCAGGGCACGACGTTCGACGTTTTTGTGCGCAATACGTTTTATGCTACTTTTACCATTCCTCAGTTTGGGACGCATACGGTTCTAAATGCCTTAAGCGTTATCGCTTTATGTCACTATGAAGGAATGACAACTGAACAGATCAGCAAGCTGTCCACTTTTGGCGGTGTAAAGCGCAGATTTGATGAAAAAGAATGGAAAGATCAAGTCTTAGTAGATGATTATGCACATCACCCTATTGAAATTACAGCAACGATTGATACAGCAAGAAAGAAATATCCTGATCGTGAACTGGTAGCTATCTTCCAGCCCCATACTTTCACGAGAACAAAAGCGTTCCTAAATGAATTTGCGGAAAGCCTTAAGTTAGCGGATGCTGTTTATCTATGCGATATTTTCGGGTCTGCCCGTGAGGACAGCGGCAAGCTTACTATTGAAAATTTACAGGAACTTATTCCTGAGGCTCAATTACTGGAGCTTGAGGAAACAGAACAGCTTGAAAGCCATTCAGAAGGAGTACTTCTGTTTATGGGAGCCGGCGACATTCAGAAATTCCAGCAGGCTTATGAAACACAAGGACAGGAAAAAAGCGTGTAG
- a CDS encoding DUF948 domain-containing protein: MVIILYIAALIAALAFAVLVIFIARTLTAVRRTMNNVADTLEGVEKQMEGMTLETTALLNKTNKLAEDVGEKSQKLNTLVDGIKGIGDTVQEFNQSIRTFSRGLQDSAHNHTDSAAQAMKWGQVALNLWKKAKKDDINQTGGRV, translated from the coding sequence ATGGTTATCATCTTATACATTGCAGCATTGATTGCGGCTTTGGCCTTCGCTGTCCTTGTAATTTTTATTGCAAGAACACTTACAGCGGTACGCCGGACAATGAACAATGTAGCTGACACCTTAGAAGGTGTAGAGAAACAAATGGAAGGGATGACCCTTGAAACAACAGCGTTATTGAATAAAACCAATAAATTAGCTGAAGATGTAGGCGAAAAATCTCAAAAACTTAATACTTTAGTAGACGGGATTAAAGGAATTGGAGATACTGTTCAAGAGTTTAACCAGTCAATCCGCACGTTTTCTAGAGGTCTGCAGGATTCCGCCCACAACCACACAGATTCAGCAGCTCAAGCCATGAAATGGGGACAAGTTGCTTTGAATTTATGGAAAAAAGCCAAGAAAGATGATATTAATCAAACAGGAGGCAGGGTATAA